One stretch of Ailuropoda melanoleuca isolate Jingjing chromosome 20, ASM200744v2, whole genome shotgun sequence DNA includes these proteins:
- the SSTR1 gene encoding somatostatin receptor type 1 isoform X2: MEEPGRNASQNGTLSEGQGSAILISFIYSVVCLVGLCGNSMVIYVILRYAKMKTATNIYILNLAIADELLMLSVPFLVTSTLLRHWPFGALLCRLVLSVDAVNMFTSIYCLTVLSVDRYVAVVHPIKAARYRRPTVAKVVNLGVWVLSLLVILPIVVFSRTAANSDGTVACNMLMPEPAQRWLVGFVLYTFLMGFLLPVGAICLCYVLIIAKMRMVALKAGWQQRKRSERKITLMVMMVVMVFVICWMPFYVVQLVNVFAEQDDATVSQLSVILGYANSCANPILYGFLSDNFKRSFQRILCLSWMDNAAEEPVDYYATALKSRAYSVEDFQPENLESGGGVFRNGTCTSRITTL, encoded by the coding sequence ATGGAGGAGCCGGGGCGGAATGCGTCCCAGAACGGGACCTTGAGCGAGGGCCAGGGCAGCGCCATCCTCATCTCTTTCATCTACTCCGTGGTGTGCCTGGTGGGGCTGTGTGGTAACTCCATGGTCATCTACGTGATCCTGCGCTACGCCAAAATGAAGACGGCCACCAACATCTACATCCTGAACCTGGCCATCGCCGATGAGCTGCTCATGCTCAGTGTGCCCTTCCTGGTCACCTCCACGCTGCTCCGCCACTGGCCCTTCGGCGCGCTGCTCTGCCGTCTCGTGCTCAGCGTGGACGCAGTCAACATGTTCACCAGCATCTACTGTCTGACTGTGCTTAGCGTGGACCGGTACGTGGCCGTGGTGCACCCTATCAAGGCAGCACGCTACCGCCGGCCCACCGTGGCCAAGGTGGTGAATTTGGGCGTGTGGGTGCTATCGCTGCTTGTCATTCTGCCCATTGTGGTCTTCTCGCGCACAGCGGCTAACAGTGATGGCACGGTGGCCTGCAACATGCTCATGCCCGAGCCCGCTCAGCGCTGGCTAGTGGGCTTCGTGTTGTACACATTTCTCATGGGCTTCCTGCTGCCCGTCGGGGCCATCTGCCTCTGCTACGTGCTCATCATCGCCAAAATGCGCATGGTGGCCCTCAAGGCCGGCTGGCAGCAGCGCAAGCGCTCGGAGCGCAAGATCACcctgatggtgatgatggtggtgatggtgtttgTCATCTGCTGGATGCCTTTCTATGTAGTGCAGCTGGTCAACGTGTTTGCGGAGCAGGACGACGCCACGGTGAGCCAGCTGTCGGTCATCCTCGGCTACGCCAACAGCTGCGCCAATCCCATCCTCTATGGCTTCCTTTCGGACAACTTCAAGCGCTCTTTCCAGCGCATCCTGTGCCTCAGCTGGATGGACAACGCCGCCGAGGAGCCTGTCGACTACTACGCCACGGCCCTCAAGAGCCGCGCTTACAGCGTGGAGGACTTCCAGCCGGAGAACCTGGAGTCCGGAGGCGGTGTCTTCCGTAATGGCACCTGCACGTCTCGGATCACGACTCTCTGA
- the SSTR1 gene encoding somatostatin receptor type 1 isoform X1: MFPNGTASSPSSPSPSPSSCGEGGGSRGPGAGAADGMEEPGRNASQNGTLSEGQGSAILISFIYSVVCLVGLCGNSMVIYVILRYAKMKTATNIYILNLAIADELLMLSVPFLVTSTLLRHWPFGALLCRLVLSVDAVNMFTSIYCLTVLSVDRYVAVVHPIKAARYRRPTVAKVVNLGVWVLSLLVILPIVVFSRTAANSDGTVACNMLMPEPAQRWLVGFVLYTFLMGFLLPVGAICLCYVLIIAKMRMVALKAGWQQRKRSERKITLMVMMVVMVFVICWMPFYVVQLVNVFAEQDDATVSQLSVILGYANSCANPILYGFLSDNFKRSFQRILCLSWMDNAAEEPVDYYATALKSRAYSVEDFQPENLESGGGVFRNGTCTSRITTL; this comes from the coding sequence ATGTTCCCCAATGGCActgcctcctctccttcctctcctagCCCCAGCCCGAGCAGCTGCGGCGAAGGCGGCGGCAGCAGGGGCCCCGGGGCGGGCGCTGCGGACGGCATGGAGGAGCCGGGGCGGAATGCGTCCCAGAACGGGACCTTGAGCGAGGGCCAGGGCAGCGCCATCCTCATCTCTTTCATCTACTCCGTGGTGTGCCTGGTGGGGCTGTGTGGTAACTCCATGGTCATCTACGTGATCCTGCGCTACGCCAAAATGAAGACGGCCACCAACATCTACATCCTGAACCTGGCCATCGCCGATGAGCTGCTCATGCTCAGTGTGCCCTTCCTGGTCACCTCCACGCTGCTCCGCCACTGGCCCTTCGGCGCGCTGCTCTGCCGTCTCGTGCTCAGCGTGGACGCAGTCAACATGTTCACCAGCATCTACTGTCTGACTGTGCTTAGCGTGGACCGGTACGTGGCCGTGGTGCACCCTATCAAGGCAGCACGCTACCGCCGGCCCACCGTGGCCAAGGTGGTGAATTTGGGCGTGTGGGTGCTATCGCTGCTTGTCATTCTGCCCATTGTGGTCTTCTCGCGCACAGCGGCTAACAGTGATGGCACGGTGGCCTGCAACATGCTCATGCCCGAGCCCGCTCAGCGCTGGCTAGTGGGCTTCGTGTTGTACACATTTCTCATGGGCTTCCTGCTGCCCGTCGGGGCCATCTGCCTCTGCTACGTGCTCATCATCGCCAAAATGCGCATGGTGGCCCTCAAGGCCGGCTGGCAGCAGCGCAAGCGCTCGGAGCGCAAGATCACcctgatggtgatgatggtggtgatggtgtttgTCATCTGCTGGATGCCTTTCTATGTAGTGCAGCTGGTCAACGTGTTTGCGGAGCAGGACGACGCCACGGTGAGCCAGCTGTCGGTCATCCTCGGCTACGCCAACAGCTGCGCCAATCCCATCCTCTATGGCTTCCTTTCGGACAACTTCAAGCGCTCTTTCCAGCGCATCCTGTGCCTCAGCTGGATGGACAACGCCGCCGAGGAGCCTGTCGACTACTACGCCACGGCCCTCAAGAGCCGCGCTTACAGCGTGGAGGACTTCCAGCCGGAGAACCTGGAGTCCGGAGGCGGTGTCTTCCGTAATGGCACCTGCACGTCTCGGATCACGACTCTCTGA